From Ailuropoda melanoleuca isolate Jingjing chromosome 17, ASM200744v2, whole genome shotgun sequence, the proteins below share one genomic window:
- the DLG4 gene encoding disks large homolog 4 isoform X6: MPPPHTPTSLALGRGIPAPRSALWLLAPPLLRWAPPLLTVLHSDLFQALLDILDYYEASISESQKYRYQDEDTPPLEHSPAHLPNQVNAPELVHVAERNLSHLEAVHGVVGHAHLSPLKANSPPVIVNTDTLEAPGYVNGTEGEMEYEEITLERGNSGLGFSIAGGTDNPHIGDDPSIFITKIIPGGAAAQDGRLRVNDSILFVNEVDVREVTHSAAVEALKEAGSIVRLYVMRRKPPAEKLMEIKLIKGPKGLGFSIAGGVGNQHIPGDNSIYVTKIIEGGAAHKDGRLQIGDKILAVNSVGLEDVMHEDAVAALKNTYDVVYLKVAKPSNAYLSDSYAPPDITTSYSQHLDNEISHSSYLGTDYPTAMTPTSPRRYSPVAKDLLGEEDIPREPRRIVIHRGSTGLGFNIVGGEDGEGIFISFILAGGPADLSGELRKGDQILSVNGVDLRSASHEQAAIALKNAGQTVTIIAQYKPEEYSRFEAKIHDLREQLMNSSLGSGTASLRSNPKRGFYIRALFDYDKTKDCGFLSQALSFRFGDVLHVIDASDEEWWQARRVHPDSETDDIGFIPSKRRVERREWSRLKAKDWGSGSGSQGREDSVLSYETVTQMEVHYARPIIILGPTKDRANDDLLSEFPDKFGSCVPHTTRPKREYEIDGRDYHFVSSREKMEKDIQAHKFIEAGQYNSHLYGTSVQSVREVAEQGKHCILDVSANAVRRLQAAHLHPIAIFIRPRSLENVLEVNKRITEEQARKAFDRATKLEQEFTECFSAIVEGDSFEEIYHKVKRVIEDLSGPYIWVPARERL, encoded by the exons AAATACCGCTACCAAGATGAAGACACGCCCCCTCTGGAGCACAGCCCGGCCCACCTCCCCAACCAGGTAAACGCCCCCGAGCTGGTGCACGTGGCGGAGAGGAACTTGTCCCACCTCGAGGCCGTCCACGGGGTCGTGGGCCACGCCCACCTCTCCCCCCTCAAG GCCAATTCTCCTCCTGTGATTGTCAACACAGACACCCTAGAAGCCCCGGGATAT GTGAACGGGACGGAGGGGGAGATGGAATACGAGGAAATCACGTTGGAAAGg GGCAACTCAGGTCTGGGCTTCAGTATTGCGGGTGGCACCGACAACCCGCACATTGGAGACGACCCATCCATCTTCATCACCAAGATCATTCCTGGCGGGGCTGCGGCCCAGGATGGTCGCctcag GGTCAACGATAGCATCTTGTTTGTAAATGAAGTGGACGTGCGGGAGGTGACCCACTCGGCTGCAGTGGAGGCCCTCAAGGAGGCGGGCTCCATTGTCCGCCTCTATGTCATGCGCCGGAAGCCCCCAGCTGAGAAGCTCATGGAGATCAAGCTCATCAAGGGCCCTAAAG GTCTTGGCTTCAGCATCGCTGGGGGTGTCGGGAACCAGCACATCCCCGGAGATAACAGCATCTACGTGACGAAGATCATCGAAGGGGGTGCCGCCCACAAGGACGGGAGGCTGCAGATCGGGGACAAGATTCTAGCG GTCAACAGCGTGGGGCTGGAGGACGTCATGCACGAGGATGCCGTGGCAGCCCTGAAGAACACGTATGACGTGGTCTACCTGAAGGTGGCCAAGCCCAGCAATGCCTACCTGAGTGACAGCTATGCTCCCCCAGACATCACGACCT CTTACTCCCAGCACCTGGACAACGAGATTAGCCACAGCAGTTACCTGGGAACCGACTACCCCACAGCCATGACCCCGACTTCCCCTCGGCGCTACTCCCCGGTGGCCAAGGACCTCCTGGGGGAGGAAGACATCCCCCGGGAACCACGGCGAATCGTCATCCACAGGGGCTCCACGGGCCTGGGTTTCAACATCGTGGGTGGCGAGGACGGCGAGGGCATCTTCATCTCCTTCATCCTGGCTGGCGGCCCTGCAGACCTCAGCGGGGAGCTGCGGAAGGGGGACCAGATCCTCTCG GTGAACGGTGTGGACCTGCGCAGCGCCAGCCACGAGCAAGCTGCTATTGCCTTGAAGAACGCGGGGCAGACGGTCACCATCATCGCACAGTATAAACCGGAAG AGTACAGCCGATTCGAGGCCAAGATCCACGACCTTCGGGAACAGCTCATGAACAGCAGCCTGGGCTCAGGGACTGCGTCCCTGCGGAGCAACCCCAAACGGGGTTTCTACATCAG GGCCCTGTTTGACTATGACAAGACCAAGGACTGCGGCTTCCTAAGCCAGGCCCTGAGCTTCCGTTTCGGGGACGTGCTGCATGTGATCGATGCCAGTGACGAGGAGTGGTGGCAGGCGCGGCGGGTCCACCCCGACAGCGAGACCGATGACATCGGCTTCATCCCCAGCAAACGGCG GGTTGAACGGCGGGAGTGGTCAAGGTTAAAGGCCAAG GACTGGGGTTCCGGCTCTGGATCACAGG GTCGAGAAGACTCCGTTCTGAGCTACGAGACGGTGACACAGATGGAAG TGCACTACGCTCGCCCCATCATCATCCTTGGGCCCACCAAGGACCGAGCCAACGATGACCTGCTCTCCGAGTTCCCCGACAAGTTCGGATCCTGTGTTCCCC ATACGACGCGGCCCAAGCGGGAGTATGAGATAGATGGCCGGGACTACCACTTTGTGTCCTCCCgggagaaaatggagaaggaCATCCAGGCGCACAAGTTCATTGAGGCCGGCCAGTACAACAGCCACCTCTACGGGACGAGCGTCCAGTCCGTGCGGGAGGTGGCCGAGCAG gggAAGCACTGCATCCTCGATGTCTCGGCCAATGCCGTGCGGCGGCTGCAGGCGGCCCACCTGCACCCTATCGCCATCTTCATCCGCCCCCGCTCCCTGGAGAATGTGCT AGAGGTCAATAAGCGGATCACAGAGGAACAAGCCCGCAAAGCCTTCGACAGAGCCACCAAGCTGGAGCAGGAATTCACAGAATGCTTCTCAG ccatcGTGGAGGGCGACAGCTTTGAGGAGATCTACCACAAGGTGAAGCGTGTCATCGAGGACCTCTCAGGCCCCTACATCTGGGTCCCGGCCCGAGAGAGACTCTGA
- the DLG4 gene encoding disks large homolog 4 isoform X2 — protein MSERPRAPRSALWLLAPPLLRWAPPLLTVLHSDLFQALLDILDYYEASISESQKYRYQDEDTPPLEHSPAHLPNQANSPPVIVNTDTLEAPGYELQVNGTEGEMEYEEITLERGNSGLGFSIAGGTDNPHIGDDPSIFITKIIPGGAAAQDGRLRVNDSILFVNEVDVREVTHSAAVEALKEAGSIVRLYVMRRKPPAEKLMEIKLIKGPKGLGFSIAGGVGNQHIPGDNSIYVTKIIEGGAAHKDGRLQIGDKILAVNSVGLEDVMHEDAVAALKNTYDVVYLKVAKPSNAYLSDSYAPPDITTSYSQHLDNEISHSSYLGTDYPTAMTPTSPRRYSPVAKDLLGEEDIPREPRRIVIHRGSTGLGFNIVGGEDGEGIFISFILAGGPADLSGELRKGDQILSVNGVDLRSASHEQAAIALKNAGQTVTIIAQYKPEEYSRFEAKIHDLREQLMNSSLGSGTASLRSNPKRGFYIRALFDYDKTKDCGFLSQALSFRFGDVLHVIDASDEEWWQARRVHPDSETDDIGFIPSKRRVERREWSRLKAKDWGSGSGSQGREDSVLSYETVTQMEVHYARPIIILGPTKDRANDDLLSEFPDKFGSCVPHTTRPKREYEIDGRDYHFVSSREKMEKDIQAHKFIEAGQYNSHLYGTSVQSVREVAEQGKHCILDVSANAVRRLQAAHLHPIAIFIRPRSLENVLEVNKRITEEQARKAFDRATKLEQEFTECFSAIVEGDSFEEIYHKVKRVIEDLSGPYIWVPARERL, from the exons AAATACCGCTACCAAGATGAAGACACGCCCCCTCTGGAGCACAGCCCGGCCCACCTCCCCAACCAG GCCAATTCTCCTCCTGTGATTGTCAACACAGACACCCTAGAAGCCCCGGGATAT GAG TTGCAGGTGAACGGGACGGAGGGGGAGATGGAATACGAGGAAATCACGTTGGAAAGg GGCAACTCAGGTCTGGGCTTCAGTATTGCGGGTGGCACCGACAACCCGCACATTGGAGACGACCCATCCATCTTCATCACCAAGATCATTCCTGGCGGGGCTGCGGCCCAGGATGGTCGCctcag GGTCAACGATAGCATCTTGTTTGTAAATGAAGTGGACGTGCGGGAGGTGACCCACTCGGCTGCAGTGGAGGCCCTCAAGGAGGCGGGCTCCATTGTCCGCCTCTATGTCATGCGCCGGAAGCCCCCAGCTGAGAAGCTCATGGAGATCAAGCTCATCAAGGGCCCTAAAG GTCTTGGCTTCAGCATCGCTGGGGGTGTCGGGAACCAGCACATCCCCGGAGATAACAGCATCTACGTGACGAAGATCATCGAAGGGGGTGCCGCCCACAAGGACGGGAGGCTGCAGATCGGGGACAAGATTCTAGCG GTCAACAGCGTGGGGCTGGAGGACGTCATGCACGAGGATGCCGTGGCAGCCCTGAAGAACACGTATGACGTGGTCTACCTGAAGGTGGCCAAGCCCAGCAATGCCTACCTGAGTGACAGCTATGCTCCCCCAGACATCACGACCT CTTACTCCCAGCACCTGGACAACGAGATTAGCCACAGCAGTTACCTGGGAACCGACTACCCCACAGCCATGACCCCGACTTCCCCTCGGCGCTACTCCCCGGTGGCCAAGGACCTCCTGGGGGAGGAAGACATCCCCCGGGAACCACGGCGAATCGTCATCCACAGGGGCTCCACGGGCCTGGGTTTCAACATCGTGGGTGGCGAGGACGGCGAGGGCATCTTCATCTCCTTCATCCTGGCTGGCGGCCCTGCAGACCTCAGCGGGGAGCTGCGGAAGGGGGACCAGATCCTCTCG GTGAACGGTGTGGACCTGCGCAGCGCCAGCCACGAGCAAGCTGCTATTGCCTTGAAGAACGCGGGGCAGACGGTCACCATCATCGCACAGTATAAACCGGAAG AGTACAGCCGATTCGAGGCCAAGATCCACGACCTTCGGGAACAGCTCATGAACAGCAGCCTGGGCTCAGGGACTGCGTCCCTGCGGAGCAACCCCAAACGGGGTTTCTACATCAG GGCCCTGTTTGACTATGACAAGACCAAGGACTGCGGCTTCCTAAGCCAGGCCCTGAGCTTCCGTTTCGGGGACGTGCTGCATGTGATCGATGCCAGTGACGAGGAGTGGTGGCAGGCGCGGCGGGTCCACCCCGACAGCGAGACCGATGACATCGGCTTCATCCCCAGCAAACGGCG GGTTGAACGGCGGGAGTGGTCAAGGTTAAAGGCCAAG GACTGGGGTTCCGGCTCTGGATCACAGG GTCGAGAAGACTCCGTTCTGAGCTACGAGACGGTGACACAGATGGAAG TGCACTACGCTCGCCCCATCATCATCCTTGGGCCCACCAAGGACCGAGCCAACGATGACCTGCTCTCCGAGTTCCCCGACAAGTTCGGATCCTGTGTTCCCC ATACGACGCGGCCCAAGCGGGAGTATGAGATAGATGGCCGGGACTACCACTTTGTGTCCTCCCgggagaaaatggagaaggaCATCCAGGCGCACAAGTTCATTGAGGCCGGCCAGTACAACAGCCACCTCTACGGGACGAGCGTCCAGTCCGTGCGGGAGGTGGCCGAGCAG gggAAGCACTGCATCCTCGATGTCTCGGCCAATGCCGTGCGGCGGCTGCAGGCGGCCCACCTGCACCCTATCGCCATCTTCATCCGCCCCCGCTCCCTGGAGAATGTGCT AGAGGTCAATAAGCGGATCACAGAGGAACAAGCCCGCAAAGCCTTCGACAGAGCCACCAAGCTGGAGCAGGAATTCACAGAATGCTTCTCAG ccatcGTGGAGGGCGACAGCTTTGAGGAGATCTACCACAAGGTGAAGCGTGTCATCGAGGACCTCTCAGGCCCCTACATCTGGGTCCCGGCCCGAGAGAGACTCTGA
- the DLG4 gene encoding disks large homolog 4 isoform X1 → MEYEEITLERGNSGLGFSIAGGTDNPHIGDDPSIFITKIIPGGAAAQDGRLRVNDSILFVNEVDVREVTHSAAVEALKEAGSIVRLYVMRRKPPAEKLMEIKLIKGPKGLGFSIAGGVGNQHIPGDNSIYVTKIIEGGAAHKDGRLQIGDKILAVNSVGLEDVMHEDAVAALKNTYDVVYLKVAKPSNAYLSDSYAPPDITTSYSQHLDNEISHSSYLGTDYPTAMTPTSPRRYSPVAKDLLGEEDIPREPRRIVIHRGSTGLGFNIVGGEDGEGIFISFILAGGPADLSGELRKGDQILSVNGVDLRSASHEQAAIALKNAGQTVTIIAQYKPEEYSRFEAKIHDLREQLMNSSLGSGTASLRSNPKRGFYIRALFDYDKTKDCGFLSQALSFRFGDVLHVIDASDEEWWQARRVHPDSETDDIGFIPSKRRVERREWSRLKAKDWGSGSGSQGREDSVLSYETVTQMEVHYARPIIILGPTKDRANDDLLSEFPDKFGSCVPHTTRPKREYEIDGRDYHFVSSREKMEKDIQAHKFIEAGQYNSHLYGTSVQSVREVAEQGKHCILDVSANAVRRLQAAHLHPIAIFIRPRSLENVLEVNKRITEEQARKAFDRATKLEQEFTECFSAIVEGDSFEEIYHKVKRVIEDLSGPYIWVPARERL, encoded by the exons ATGGAATACGAGGAAATCACGTTGGAAAGg GGCAACTCAGGTCTGGGCTTCAGTATTGCGGGTGGCACCGACAACCCGCACATTGGAGACGACCCATCCATCTTCATCACCAAGATCATTCCTGGCGGGGCTGCGGCCCAGGATGGTCGCctcag GGTCAACGATAGCATCTTGTTTGTAAATGAAGTGGACGTGCGGGAGGTGACCCACTCGGCTGCAGTGGAGGCCCTCAAGGAGGCGGGCTCCATTGTCCGCCTCTATGTCATGCGCCGGAAGCCCCCAGCTGAGAAGCTCATGGAGATCAAGCTCATCAAGGGCCCTAAAG GTCTTGGCTTCAGCATCGCTGGGGGTGTCGGGAACCAGCACATCCCCGGAGATAACAGCATCTACGTGACGAAGATCATCGAAGGGGGTGCCGCCCACAAGGACGGGAGGCTGCAGATCGGGGACAAGATTCTAGCG GTCAACAGCGTGGGGCTGGAGGACGTCATGCACGAGGATGCCGTGGCAGCCCTGAAGAACACGTATGACGTGGTCTACCTGAAGGTGGCCAAGCCCAGCAATGCCTACCTGAGTGACAGCTATGCTCCCCCAGACATCACGACCT CTTACTCCCAGCACCTGGACAACGAGATTAGCCACAGCAGTTACCTGGGAACCGACTACCCCACAGCCATGACCCCGACTTCCCCTCGGCGCTACTCCCCGGTGGCCAAGGACCTCCTGGGGGAGGAAGACATCCCCCGGGAACCACGGCGAATCGTCATCCACAGGGGCTCCACGGGCCTGGGTTTCAACATCGTGGGTGGCGAGGACGGCGAGGGCATCTTCATCTCCTTCATCCTGGCTGGCGGCCCTGCAGACCTCAGCGGGGAGCTGCGGAAGGGGGACCAGATCCTCTCG GTGAACGGTGTGGACCTGCGCAGCGCCAGCCACGAGCAAGCTGCTATTGCCTTGAAGAACGCGGGGCAGACGGTCACCATCATCGCACAGTATAAACCGGAAG AGTACAGCCGATTCGAGGCCAAGATCCACGACCTTCGGGAACAGCTCATGAACAGCAGCCTGGGCTCAGGGACTGCGTCCCTGCGGAGCAACCCCAAACGGGGTTTCTACATCAG GGCCCTGTTTGACTATGACAAGACCAAGGACTGCGGCTTCCTAAGCCAGGCCCTGAGCTTCCGTTTCGGGGACGTGCTGCATGTGATCGATGCCAGTGACGAGGAGTGGTGGCAGGCGCGGCGGGTCCACCCCGACAGCGAGACCGATGACATCGGCTTCATCCCCAGCAAACGGCG GGTTGAACGGCGGGAGTGGTCAAGGTTAAAGGCCAAG GACTGGGGTTCCGGCTCTGGATCACAGG GTCGAGAAGACTCCGTTCTGAGCTACGAGACGGTGACACAGATGGAAG TGCACTACGCTCGCCCCATCATCATCCTTGGGCCCACCAAGGACCGAGCCAACGATGACCTGCTCTCCGAGTTCCCCGACAAGTTCGGATCCTGTGTTCCCC ATACGACGCGGCCCAAGCGGGAGTATGAGATAGATGGCCGGGACTACCACTTTGTGTCCTCCCgggagaaaatggagaaggaCATCCAGGCGCACAAGTTCATTGAGGCCGGCCAGTACAACAGCCACCTCTACGGGACGAGCGTCCAGTCCGTGCGGGAGGTGGCCGAGCAG gggAAGCACTGCATCCTCGATGTCTCGGCCAATGCCGTGCGGCGGCTGCAGGCGGCCCACCTGCACCCTATCGCCATCTTCATCCGCCCCCGCTCCCTGGAGAATGTGCT AGAGGTCAATAAGCGGATCACAGAGGAACAAGCCCGCAAAGCCTTCGACAGAGCCACCAAGCTGGAGCAGGAATTCACAGAATGCTTCTCAG ccatcGTGGAGGGCGACAGCTTTGAGGAGATCTACCACAAGGTGAAGCGTGTCATCGAGGACCTCTCAGGCCCCTACATCTGGGTCCCGGCCCGAGAGAGACTCTGA
- the DLG4 gene encoding disks large homolog 4 isoform X3 — protein MSERPRAPRSALWLLAPPLLRWAPPLLTVLHSDLFQALLDILDYYEASISESQKYRYQDEDTPPLEHSPAHLPNQANSPPVIVNTDTLEAPGYVNGTEGEMEYEEITLERGNSGLGFSIAGGTDNPHIGDDPSIFITKIIPGGAAAQDGRLRVNDSILFVNEVDVREVTHSAAVEALKEAGSIVRLYVMRRKPPAEKLMEIKLIKGPKGLGFSIAGGVGNQHIPGDNSIYVTKIIEGGAAHKDGRLQIGDKILAVNSVGLEDVMHEDAVAALKNTYDVVYLKVAKPSNAYLSDSYAPPDITTSYSQHLDNEISHSSYLGTDYPTAMTPTSPRRYSPVAKDLLGEEDIPREPRRIVIHRGSTGLGFNIVGGEDGEGIFISFILAGGPADLSGELRKGDQILSVNGVDLRSASHEQAAIALKNAGQTVTIIAQYKPEEYSRFEAKIHDLREQLMNSSLGSGTASLRSNPKRGFYIRALFDYDKTKDCGFLSQALSFRFGDVLHVIDASDEEWWQARRVHPDSETDDIGFIPSKRRVERREWSRLKAKDWGSGSGSQGREDSVLSYETVTQMEVHYARPIIILGPTKDRANDDLLSEFPDKFGSCVPHTTRPKREYEIDGRDYHFVSSREKMEKDIQAHKFIEAGQYNSHLYGTSVQSVREVAEQGKHCILDVSANAVRRLQAAHLHPIAIFIRPRSLENVLEVNKRITEEQARKAFDRATKLEQEFTECFSAIVEGDSFEEIYHKVKRVIEDLSGPYIWVPARERL, from the exons AAATACCGCTACCAAGATGAAGACACGCCCCCTCTGGAGCACAGCCCGGCCCACCTCCCCAACCAG GCCAATTCTCCTCCTGTGATTGTCAACACAGACACCCTAGAAGCCCCGGGATAT GTGAACGGGACGGAGGGGGAGATGGAATACGAGGAAATCACGTTGGAAAGg GGCAACTCAGGTCTGGGCTTCAGTATTGCGGGTGGCACCGACAACCCGCACATTGGAGACGACCCATCCATCTTCATCACCAAGATCATTCCTGGCGGGGCTGCGGCCCAGGATGGTCGCctcag GGTCAACGATAGCATCTTGTTTGTAAATGAAGTGGACGTGCGGGAGGTGACCCACTCGGCTGCAGTGGAGGCCCTCAAGGAGGCGGGCTCCATTGTCCGCCTCTATGTCATGCGCCGGAAGCCCCCAGCTGAGAAGCTCATGGAGATCAAGCTCATCAAGGGCCCTAAAG GTCTTGGCTTCAGCATCGCTGGGGGTGTCGGGAACCAGCACATCCCCGGAGATAACAGCATCTACGTGACGAAGATCATCGAAGGGGGTGCCGCCCACAAGGACGGGAGGCTGCAGATCGGGGACAAGATTCTAGCG GTCAACAGCGTGGGGCTGGAGGACGTCATGCACGAGGATGCCGTGGCAGCCCTGAAGAACACGTATGACGTGGTCTACCTGAAGGTGGCCAAGCCCAGCAATGCCTACCTGAGTGACAGCTATGCTCCCCCAGACATCACGACCT CTTACTCCCAGCACCTGGACAACGAGATTAGCCACAGCAGTTACCTGGGAACCGACTACCCCACAGCCATGACCCCGACTTCCCCTCGGCGCTACTCCCCGGTGGCCAAGGACCTCCTGGGGGAGGAAGACATCCCCCGGGAACCACGGCGAATCGTCATCCACAGGGGCTCCACGGGCCTGGGTTTCAACATCGTGGGTGGCGAGGACGGCGAGGGCATCTTCATCTCCTTCATCCTGGCTGGCGGCCCTGCAGACCTCAGCGGGGAGCTGCGGAAGGGGGACCAGATCCTCTCG GTGAACGGTGTGGACCTGCGCAGCGCCAGCCACGAGCAAGCTGCTATTGCCTTGAAGAACGCGGGGCAGACGGTCACCATCATCGCACAGTATAAACCGGAAG AGTACAGCCGATTCGAGGCCAAGATCCACGACCTTCGGGAACAGCTCATGAACAGCAGCCTGGGCTCAGGGACTGCGTCCCTGCGGAGCAACCCCAAACGGGGTTTCTACATCAG GGCCCTGTTTGACTATGACAAGACCAAGGACTGCGGCTTCCTAAGCCAGGCCCTGAGCTTCCGTTTCGGGGACGTGCTGCATGTGATCGATGCCAGTGACGAGGAGTGGTGGCAGGCGCGGCGGGTCCACCCCGACAGCGAGACCGATGACATCGGCTTCATCCCCAGCAAACGGCG GGTTGAACGGCGGGAGTGGTCAAGGTTAAAGGCCAAG GACTGGGGTTCCGGCTCTGGATCACAGG GTCGAGAAGACTCCGTTCTGAGCTACGAGACGGTGACACAGATGGAAG TGCACTACGCTCGCCCCATCATCATCCTTGGGCCCACCAAGGACCGAGCCAACGATGACCTGCTCTCCGAGTTCCCCGACAAGTTCGGATCCTGTGTTCCCC ATACGACGCGGCCCAAGCGGGAGTATGAGATAGATGGCCGGGACTACCACTTTGTGTCCTCCCgggagaaaatggagaaggaCATCCAGGCGCACAAGTTCATTGAGGCCGGCCAGTACAACAGCCACCTCTACGGGACGAGCGTCCAGTCCGTGCGGGAGGTGGCCGAGCAG gggAAGCACTGCATCCTCGATGTCTCGGCCAATGCCGTGCGGCGGCTGCAGGCGGCCCACCTGCACCCTATCGCCATCTTCATCCGCCCCCGCTCCCTGGAGAATGTGCT AGAGGTCAATAAGCGGATCACAGAGGAACAAGCCCGCAAAGCCTTCGACAGAGCCACCAAGCTGGAGCAGGAATTCACAGAATGCTTCTCAG ccatcGTGGAGGGCGACAGCTTTGAGGAGATCTACCACAAGGTGAAGCGTGTCATCGAGGACCTCTCAGGCCCCTACATCTGGGTCCCGGCCCGAGAGAGACTCTGA
- the DLG4 gene encoding disks large homolog 4 isoform X5, giving the protein MDCLCIVTTKKYRYQDEDTPPLEHSPAHLPNQANSPPVIVNTDTLEAPGYVNGTEGEMEYEEITLERGNSGLGFSIAGGTDNPHIGDDPSIFITKIIPGGAAAQDGRLRVNDSILFVNEVDVREVTHSAAVEALKEAGSIVRLYVMRRKPPAEKLMEIKLIKGPKGLGFSIAGGVGNQHIPGDNSIYVTKIIEGGAAHKDGRLQIGDKILAVNSVGLEDVMHEDAVAALKNTYDVVYLKVAKPSNAYLSDSYAPPDITTSYSQHLDNEISHSSYLGTDYPTAMTPTSPRRYSPVAKDLLGEEDIPREPRRIVIHRGSTGLGFNIVGGEDGEGIFISFILAGGPADLSGELRKGDQILSVNGVDLRSASHEQAAIALKNAGQTVTIIAQYKPEEYSRFEAKIHDLREQLMNSSLGSGTASLRSNPKRGFYIRALFDYDKTKDCGFLSQALSFRFGDVLHVIDASDEEWWQARRVHPDSETDDIGFIPSKRRVERREWSRLKAKDWGSGSGSQGREDSVLSYETVTQMEVHYARPIIILGPTKDRANDDLLSEFPDKFGSCVPHTTRPKREYEIDGRDYHFVSSREKMEKDIQAHKFIEAGQYNSHLYGTSVQSVREVAEQGKHCILDVSANAVRRLQAAHLHPIAIFIRPRSLENVLEVNKRITEEQARKAFDRATKLEQEFTECFSAIVEGDSFEEIYHKVKRVIEDLSGPYIWVPARERL; this is encoded by the exons AAATACCGCTACCAAGATGAAGACACGCCCCCTCTGGAGCACAGCCCGGCCCACCTCCCCAACCAG GCCAATTCTCCTCCTGTGATTGTCAACACAGACACCCTAGAAGCCCCGGGATAT GTGAACGGGACGGAGGGGGAGATGGAATACGAGGAAATCACGTTGGAAAGg GGCAACTCAGGTCTGGGCTTCAGTATTGCGGGTGGCACCGACAACCCGCACATTGGAGACGACCCATCCATCTTCATCACCAAGATCATTCCTGGCGGGGCTGCGGCCCAGGATGGTCGCctcag GGTCAACGATAGCATCTTGTTTGTAAATGAAGTGGACGTGCGGGAGGTGACCCACTCGGCTGCAGTGGAGGCCCTCAAGGAGGCGGGCTCCATTGTCCGCCTCTATGTCATGCGCCGGAAGCCCCCAGCTGAGAAGCTCATGGAGATCAAGCTCATCAAGGGCCCTAAAG GTCTTGGCTTCAGCATCGCTGGGGGTGTCGGGAACCAGCACATCCCCGGAGATAACAGCATCTACGTGACGAAGATCATCGAAGGGGGTGCCGCCCACAAGGACGGGAGGCTGCAGATCGGGGACAAGATTCTAGCG GTCAACAGCGTGGGGCTGGAGGACGTCATGCACGAGGATGCCGTGGCAGCCCTGAAGAACACGTATGACGTGGTCTACCTGAAGGTGGCCAAGCCCAGCAATGCCTACCTGAGTGACAGCTATGCTCCCCCAGACATCACGACCT CTTACTCCCAGCACCTGGACAACGAGATTAGCCACAGCAGTTACCTGGGAACCGACTACCCCACAGCCATGACCCCGACTTCCCCTCGGCGCTACTCCCCGGTGGCCAAGGACCTCCTGGGGGAGGAAGACATCCCCCGGGAACCACGGCGAATCGTCATCCACAGGGGCTCCACGGGCCTGGGTTTCAACATCGTGGGTGGCGAGGACGGCGAGGGCATCTTCATCTCCTTCATCCTGGCTGGCGGCCCTGCAGACCTCAGCGGGGAGCTGCGGAAGGGGGACCAGATCCTCTCG GTGAACGGTGTGGACCTGCGCAGCGCCAGCCACGAGCAAGCTGCTATTGCCTTGAAGAACGCGGGGCAGACGGTCACCATCATCGCACAGTATAAACCGGAAG AGTACAGCCGATTCGAGGCCAAGATCCACGACCTTCGGGAACAGCTCATGAACAGCAGCCTGGGCTCAGGGACTGCGTCCCTGCGGAGCAACCCCAAACGGGGTTTCTACATCAG GGCCCTGTTTGACTATGACAAGACCAAGGACTGCGGCTTCCTAAGCCAGGCCCTGAGCTTCCGTTTCGGGGACGTGCTGCATGTGATCGATGCCAGTGACGAGGAGTGGTGGCAGGCGCGGCGGGTCCACCCCGACAGCGAGACCGATGACATCGGCTTCATCCCCAGCAAACGGCG GGTTGAACGGCGGGAGTGGTCAAGGTTAAAGGCCAAG GACTGGGGTTCCGGCTCTGGATCACAGG GTCGAGAAGACTCCGTTCTGAGCTACGAGACGGTGACACAGATGGAAG TGCACTACGCTCGCCCCATCATCATCCTTGGGCCCACCAAGGACCGAGCCAACGATGACCTGCTCTCCGAGTTCCCCGACAAGTTCGGATCCTGTGTTCCCC ATACGACGCGGCCCAAGCGGGAGTATGAGATAGATGGCCGGGACTACCACTTTGTGTCCTCCCgggagaaaatggagaaggaCATCCAGGCGCACAAGTTCATTGAGGCCGGCCAGTACAACAGCCACCTCTACGGGACGAGCGTCCAGTCCGTGCGGGAGGTGGCCGAGCAG gggAAGCACTGCATCCTCGATGTCTCGGCCAATGCCGTGCGGCGGCTGCAGGCGGCCCACCTGCACCCTATCGCCATCTTCATCCGCCCCCGCTCCCTGGAGAATGTGCT AGAGGTCAATAAGCGGATCACAGAGGAACAAGCCCGCAAAGCCTTCGACAGAGCCACCAAGCTGGAGCAGGAATTCACAGAATGCTTCTCAG ccatcGTGGAGGGCGACAGCTTTGAGGAGATCTACCACAAGGTGAAGCGTGTCATCGAGGACCTCTCAGGCCCCTACATCTGGGTCCCGGCCCGAGAGAGACTCTGA